The proteins below come from a single Candidatus Aminicenantes bacterium genomic window:
- the pstB gene encoding phosphate ABC transporter ATP-binding protein PstB, with protein sequence MIQPIQPSTPSFQDPEGAKENGFKAHVTCQDFSFFYRDNQAVKEVTLDFSAYQVTAIIGPSGCGKSTLLRSINRMNDLIPGNRTSGKLLFDGQEIYSPRLDVVTLRRRIGMVFQKPNPFPKSIFNNVAYGRRLHNQLEKGELQANVETSLKRAGLWDEVKDRLDDNALSLSGGQQQRLCIARALAVDPEILLMDEPTSALDPRATARIEDLIAELRGRYTIIIVTHNMQQAARVSDFTAFL encoded by the coding sequence ATGATACAACCCATCCAACCTTCAACCCCATCGTTTCAGGACCCTGAGGGCGCTAAAGAAAACGGCTTTAAAGCCCATGTGACCTGCCAGGATTTTTCCTTCTTTTACCGTGATAACCAAGCGGTGAAGGAGGTCACGCTCGATTTTTCCGCCTACCAGGTGACAGCCATCATCGGCCCCAGCGGCTGCGGCAAGAGCACGCTGCTGCGCTCCATCAACCGCATGAACGACCTGATCCCCGGCAACCGGACTTCGGGCAAACTGCTCTTCGACGGCCAGGAGATCTACAGCCCGCGCCTGGACGTGGTCACCCTGCGCCGGCGCATCGGCATGGTCTTCCAGAAGCCAAACCCGTTCCCGAAATCCATCTTCAACAATGTCGCCTACGGCCGGCGCCTGCACAACCAGCTGGAAAAGGGCGAGCTCCAGGCGAACGTCGAGACCAGCCTGAAACGGGCCGGGCTCTGGGACGAGGTCAAGGACCGTTTGGATGACAACGCGTTGAGCCTATCGGGCGGGCAGCAGCAGCGCTTGTGCATCGCCCGCGCCCTGGCCGTCGATCCGGAAATACTGCTCATGGACGAACCGACCTCCGCTCTCGATCCGCGGGCGACGGCGCGCATCGAGGACCTGATCGCCGAGCTGCGCGGCCGCTACACCATCATCATCGTCACCCACAACATGCAGCAGGCGGCCCGCGTTTCCGACTTCACCGCTTTCCT